Proteins encoded together in one Venturia canescens isolate UGA chromosome 10, ASM1945775v1, whole genome shotgun sequence window:
- the LOC122416826 gene encoding adenylate cyclase type 2-like isoform X1 — protein sequence MKKNDERVGEKGKGRKGENERCRRGWRVRRLERWGPAAGLNCLPDGIEDQYQGKSHDGGVARKQFEFKNLEKLYSIYQRRLQNGYLSLFVLLQLVLGITHCTVLIMTQVDFKGSLPDVVTCSVVGALLFPVIALSFRTKLIARETYLPVVLSFLIIILLVIGDLAVPLWYMMNCTEDTPVIRPAYATHVLLACYVFLPLTENIHAFILGITATLCYLASLSLVTYRNMPGYPGRIIADAIYFACVNGLGLYFRFMNEIVIRRSFLDRRKCVESTLRLNYEKDQEEQLTRSILPQHFAAKIKKDFRDIFKFIEEHKKPPPKGRRRNDLYVETHNNVSILYADVVNFSGLTVTLPVRKLVETLNDLFGSFDEASERHNVLRIKFLGDCYYCVSGVPTPNIHHAKSCVDLGLDMIKIIKEVRARVRRESGVDINMRIGVHSGKIISGILGANKWQYDVWSRDVVIANKMEQTGKPGKVHVTQQTLNLLDASQYDCVPVEALNDETLKKYDIRSYLITPTVEGSPISQNSEKILPVTRPSTPPTQSKHYVRWYSVRPSTSVGASSRSARRATTNMSNNHADVFAGTFRRRTHFMDSCLKDYHLMLKAADAEMENAIKQMPLSKWEQWFKWEHINPLFLTFSQLSWEVPFLREPDPLFKFYVGCAVLVLLCMGLIFLVPSVFSGFHLSTTFGYTIAVLFLIALLPLTWMHFVWNRCKDPHDEYEGHVPQPKNKLLHFMYQTSIKVVWSALLRTTLYLVITIMLAACAMFDMLFECKNEDAIKSNNATSAIAANGASDAACISKPWQISETCSLAILTSFLFLRVHFALKLLIGIAIVLFYAWNIFSYRSVIFQGDETWNPHLEPRLAHILNVVFLTFSLHLIDRQAEYLSRLDYQWKRQLMKEQDEAFHTRNANKLLLRNILPEHVADFYLNMNRTDENELYHKAHENVAVMFASLTDLSIDESNILIDLNEIICEFDKLLFEPSFVCRIEKIKIAGTTYMAACGLEAHRRDSMRNEEKDEDHVVKVMAEFASQMMSVLDRLNIEAFPNTKPYKLRIGISHGEVTAGVVGSQKPLYDIWGDAVNMASRMDTTGVPGKIQVTTETAAVLEHNGIKCDLRGETWVKPKGLVTTYFIGVDEKRRLLRVESLEETNL from the exons AAACAATTCGAGTTCAAGAACCTCGAAAAACTGTACTCGATCTATCAGAGGAGGCTGCAGAATGGATATTTATCGCTCTTCGTTTTACTCCAATTGGTTCTCGGTATCACGCATTGTACGGTGCTAATAATGACG CAGGTGGATTTCAAGGGCTCGCTACCGGACGTGGTAACATGCAGCGTGGTGGGAGCTCTCTTATTTCCGGTAATAGCGTTGTCCTTCAGGACGAAGTTGATCGCTCGAGAGACGTACCTTCCGGTGGTGCTTTCGTTCCTGATAATAATATTGCTGGTGATCGGTGACCTGGCTGTGCCTCTGTGGTACATGATGAATTGCACGGAAGACACGCCGGTGATAAG ACCCGCATACGCCACTCACGTATTACTCGCGTGCTACGTCTTTCTACCATTGACGGAGAACATCCACGCTTTTATACTCGGAATCACCGCGACGTTGTGCTACCTCGCGAGTTTATCGCTCGTTACTTACAGAAATATGCCCGGTTATCCTGGAAGA ATCATCGCCGATGCCATTTACTTCGCGTGTGTCAACGGCCTCGGTCTCTACTTCAGATTCATGAACGAAATTGTCATCAGACGCTCGTTCCTCGACAGACGGAAATGCGTCGAGTCAACTCTCAGACTCAATTACGAAAAGGATCAGGAA gaaCAATTAACCCGGAGCATTTTGCCTCAGCACTTTGCTGCtaagataaaaaaagattttcgagacattttcaaatttatcgaagAACACAAAAAACCACCGCCCAAAGGGCGACGACGCAA cgATCTTTACGTCGAGACGCACAACAACGTGAGCATTTTGTATGCGGACGTCGTGAATTTTTCGGGCTTGACCGTGACGCTGcccgtgagaaaattggtgGAAACCTTGAACGATTTGTTCGGCAGTTTTGACGAGGCCTCCGAACGCCACAACGTTTTGCGGATCAAGTTCCTGGGAGATTGTTACTACTGCGTCAGTGGTGTGCCGACTCCGAATATTCACCACGCCAAAAGCTGCGTTGATCTCG GATTGGACATGATCAAAATAATAAAGGAAGTGCGAGCACGCGTAAGACGCGAGAGTGGAGTCGATATTAACATGCGAATTGGTGTTCACTCGGGCAAAATAATATCAGGAATTTTGGGAGCAAATAAATGGCAGTACGACGTGTGGTCGCGTGACGTTGTAATAGCGAACAAAATGGAGCAAACTGGTAAGCCCGGCAAGGTGCACGTGACACAACAAACTCTGAATCTTTTGGACGCGAGTCAATACGACTGCGTGCCAGTGGAGGCCCTCAATGACGAGACCCTTAAGAAATATGACATTAGAAGTTACCTCATTACACCCACGGTTGAAGGATCGCCGATATCGCAG AACAGCGAGAAGATCTTGCCTGTCACGAGGCCATCAACACCTCCGACTCAAAGCAAACATTACGTCAGATGGTACAGTGTACGACCGAGTACGAGCGTTGGTGCATCCTCGAGAAGTGCACGAAGAGCAACCACCAATATGAGCAACAATCACGCTGACGTATTCGCTGGTACGTTTCGACGTCGAACTCATTTCATGGATTCCTGTCTCAAGGACTATCACTTAATGCTCAAGGCAGCCGATGCCGAAATGGAAAACGCCATCAAGCAAATGCCTCTGAGCAAATGGGA ACAATGGTTCAAATGGGAACACATAAATCCTCTTTTCCTCACGTTTTCCCAACTGAGTTGGGAAGTTCCATTCTTACGAGAGCCTGATCCCCTGTTTAAATTCTACGTGGGATGTGCTGTTCTCGTGTTACTCTGCATGGGCCTAATTTTCCTGGTACCAAGTGTCTTTTCCGG ATTCCATTTGAGTACCACTTTTGGCTACACAATCGCTGTGCTCTTTCTAATCGCTCTGTTGCCACTCACGTGGATGCATTTTGTTTGGAATCGTTGTAAGGATCCCCACGACGAGTACGAAGGCCATGTGCCACAGCCGAAAAACAAATTGCTTCATTTTATGTATCAGACCAGCATCAAG GTCGTCTGGAGTGCATTACTGAGAACAACGCTTTATCTGGTGATAACGATAATGTTGGCGGCGTGTGCAATGTTCGACATGTTG TTCGAGTGTAAAAATGAAGATGCAATCAAAAGCAACAACGCGACCTCGGCCATAGCAGCAAATGGTGCATCGGATGCTGCGTGCATCTCGAAACCGTGG CAAATTTCGGAAACATGCTCGTTAGCGATTCTCACGAGTTTCCTTTTTCTGAGAGTTCACTTCGCCCTGAAGCTCTTGATCGGTATCGCCATCGTCCTTTTCTACGCTTGGAACATTTTCTCCTACAGATCGGTCATTTTCCAG GGAGACGAAACTTGGAATCCTCATTTGGAGCCGAGATTAGCTCACATTCTGAACGttgtttttctcactttttctctgcaCCTCATAGATCGTCAG GCAGAATACCTGAGTAGATTGGACTATCAGTGGAAGCGTCAATTGATGAAGGAGCAGGACGAGGCTTTCCACACGAGAAATGCAAACAAATTGTTGTTACGAAACATTTTACCCGAGCACGTAG CTGATTTCTATCTGAACATGAACAGAACGGATGAGAACGAATTGTATCACAAAGCCCACGAAAACGTGGCGGTAATGTTCGCCTCCTTGACGGACCTGTCGATCGACGAGAGCAACATTCTCATCGATTTGAACGAGATAATATGCGAATTTGACAAATTATTGTTCGAGCCAAGTTTCGTGTGCAGAATTGAGAAAATCAAAATCGCCGGAACGACCTACATGGCGGCCTGTGGCCTCGAAGCTCACCGGAGAGATTCGATGAGAAATGAGGAAAAGGACGAGGATCACGTTGTCAAAGTTATGGCAGAATTTGCATCTCAAATGATGTCTGTTCTCGACAGACTCAATATCGAAGCGTTCCCGAACACCAAACCTTACAA ACTGCGCATTGGGATATCGCACGGGGAAGTGACTGCAGGAGTAGTGGGTTCGCAAAAGCCTCTCTACGATATTTGGGGTGACGCTGTGAACATGGCATCGAGGATGGACACTACTGGAGTGCCAGGAAAAATTCAG GTGACGACCGAGACAGCGGCGGTTTTGGAGCACAACGGTATAAAGTGTGATTTACGAGGTGAAACGTGGGTTAAACCGAAGGGTCTGGTTACGACGTATTTCATCGGGGTTGACGAGAAGCGACGACTTCTGAGGGTGGAATCCTTGGAAGAGACGAATTTGTGA
- the LOC122416826 gene encoding adenylate cyclase type 2-like isoform X3: MSNGNKLTPPGTKPVVHTRHKQFEFKNLEKLYSIYQRRLQNGYLSLFVLLQLVLGITHCTVLIMTQVDFKGSLPDVVTCSVVGALLFPVIALSFRTKLIARETYLPVVLSFLIIILLVIGDLAVPLWYMMNCTEDTPVIRPAYATHVLLACYVFLPLTENIHAFILGITATLCYLASLSLVTYRNMPGYPGRIIADAIYFACVNGLGLYFRFMNEIVIRRSFLDRRKCVESTLRLNYEKDQEEQLTRSILPQHFAAKIKKDFRDIFKFIEEHKKPPPKGRRRNDLYVETHNNVSILYADVVNFSGLTVTLPVRKLVETLNDLFGSFDEASERHNVLRIKFLGDCYYCVSGVPTPNIHHAKSCVDLGLDMIKIIKEVRARVRRESGVDINMRIGVHSGKIISGILGANKWQYDVWSRDVVIANKMEQTGKPGKVHVTQQTLNLLDASQYDCVPVEALNDETLKKYDIRSYLITPTVEGSPISQNSEKILPVTRPSTPPTQSKHYVRWYSVRPSTSVGASSRSARRATTNMSNNHADVFAGTFRRRTHFMDSCLKDYHLMLKAADAEMENAIKQMPLSKWEQWFKWEHINPLFLTFSQLSWEVPFLREPDPLFKFYVGCAVLVLLCMGLIFLVPSVFSGFHLSTTFGYTIAVLFLIALLPLTWMHFVWNRCKDPHDEYEGHVPQPKNKLLHFMYQTSIKVVWSALLRTTLYLVITIMLAACAMFDMLFECKNEDAIKSNNATSAIAANGASDAACISKPWQISETCSLAILTSFLFLRVHFALKLLIGIAIVLFYAWNIFSYRSVIFQGDETWNPHLEPRLAHILNVVFLTFSLHLIDRQAEYLSRLDYQWKRQLMKEQDEAFHTRNANKLLLRNILPEHVADFYLNMNRTDENELYHKAHENVAVMFASLTDLSIDESNILIDLNEIICEFDKLLFEPSFVCRIEKIKIAGTTYMAACGLEAHRRDSMRNEEKDEDHVVKVMAEFASQMMSVLDRLNIEAFPNTKPYKLRIGISHGEVTAGVVGSQKPLYDIWGDAVNMASRMDTTGVPGKIQVTTETAAVLEHNGIKCDLRGETWVKPKGLVTTYFIGVDEKRRLLRVESLEETNL, translated from the exons ATGAGCAATGGAAATAAATTAACGCCACCCGGCACGAAGCCCGTTGTGCACACGAGACAC AAACAATTCGAGTTCAAGAACCTCGAAAAACTGTACTCGATCTATCAGAGGAGGCTGCAGAATGGATATTTATCGCTCTTCGTTTTACTCCAATTGGTTCTCGGTATCACGCATTGTACGGTGCTAATAATGACG CAGGTGGATTTCAAGGGCTCGCTACCGGACGTGGTAACATGCAGCGTGGTGGGAGCTCTCTTATTTCCGGTAATAGCGTTGTCCTTCAGGACGAAGTTGATCGCTCGAGAGACGTACCTTCCGGTGGTGCTTTCGTTCCTGATAATAATATTGCTGGTGATCGGTGACCTGGCTGTGCCTCTGTGGTACATGATGAATTGCACGGAAGACACGCCGGTGATAAG ACCCGCATACGCCACTCACGTATTACTCGCGTGCTACGTCTTTCTACCATTGACGGAGAACATCCACGCTTTTATACTCGGAATCACCGCGACGTTGTGCTACCTCGCGAGTTTATCGCTCGTTACTTACAGAAATATGCCCGGTTATCCTGGAAGA ATCATCGCCGATGCCATTTACTTCGCGTGTGTCAACGGCCTCGGTCTCTACTTCAGATTCATGAACGAAATTGTCATCAGACGCTCGTTCCTCGACAGACGGAAATGCGTCGAGTCAACTCTCAGACTCAATTACGAAAAGGATCAGGAA gaaCAATTAACCCGGAGCATTTTGCCTCAGCACTTTGCTGCtaagataaaaaaagattttcgagacattttcaaatttatcgaagAACACAAAAAACCACCGCCCAAAGGGCGACGACGCAA cgATCTTTACGTCGAGACGCACAACAACGTGAGCATTTTGTATGCGGACGTCGTGAATTTTTCGGGCTTGACCGTGACGCTGcccgtgagaaaattggtgGAAACCTTGAACGATTTGTTCGGCAGTTTTGACGAGGCCTCCGAACGCCACAACGTTTTGCGGATCAAGTTCCTGGGAGATTGTTACTACTGCGTCAGTGGTGTGCCGACTCCGAATATTCACCACGCCAAAAGCTGCGTTGATCTCG GATTGGACATGATCAAAATAATAAAGGAAGTGCGAGCACGCGTAAGACGCGAGAGTGGAGTCGATATTAACATGCGAATTGGTGTTCACTCGGGCAAAATAATATCAGGAATTTTGGGAGCAAATAAATGGCAGTACGACGTGTGGTCGCGTGACGTTGTAATAGCGAACAAAATGGAGCAAACTGGTAAGCCCGGCAAGGTGCACGTGACACAACAAACTCTGAATCTTTTGGACGCGAGTCAATACGACTGCGTGCCAGTGGAGGCCCTCAATGACGAGACCCTTAAGAAATATGACATTAGAAGTTACCTCATTACACCCACGGTTGAAGGATCGCCGATATCGCAG AACAGCGAGAAGATCTTGCCTGTCACGAGGCCATCAACACCTCCGACTCAAAGCAAACATTACGTCAGATGGTACAGTGTACGACCGAGTACGAGCGTTGGTGCATCCTCGAGAAGTGCACGAAGAGCAACCACCAATATGAGCAACAATCACGCTGACGTATTCGCTGGTACGTTTCGACGTCGAACTCATTTCATGGATTCCTGTCTCAAGGACTATCACTTAATGCTCAAGGCAGCCGATGCCGAAATGGAAAACGCCATCAAGCAAATGCCTCTGAGCAAATGGGA ACAATGGTTCAAATGGGAACACATAAATCCTCTTTTCCTCACGTTTTCCCAACTGAGTTGGGAAGTTCCATTCTTACGAGAGCCTGATCCCCTGTTTAAATTCTACGTGGGATGTGCTGTTCTCGTGTTACTCTGCATGGGCCTAATTTTCCTGGTACCAAGTGTCTTTTCCGG ATTCCATTTGAGTACCACTTTTGGCTACACAATCGCTGTGCTCTTTCTAATCGCTCTGTTGCCACTCACGTGGATGCATTTTGTTTGGAATCGTTGTAAGGATCCCCACGACGAGTACGAAGGCCATGTGCCACAGCCGAAAAACAAATTGCTTCATTTTATGTATCAGACCAGCATCAAG GTCGTCTGGAGTGCATTACTGAGAACAACGCTTTATCTGGTGATAACGATAATGTTGGCGGCGTGTGCAATGTTCGACATGTTG TTCGAGTGTAAAAATGAAGATGCAATCAAAAGCAACAACGCGACCTCGGCCATAGCAGCAAATGGTGCATCGGATGCTGCGTGCATCTCGAAACCGTGG CAAATTTCGGAAACATGCTCGTTAGCGATTCTCACGAGTTTCCTTTTTCTGAGAGTTCACTTCGCCCTGAAGCTCTTGATCGGTATCGCCATCGTCCTTTTCTACGCTTGGAACATTTTCTCCTACAGATCGGTCATTTTCCAG GGAGACGAAACTTGGAATCCTCATTTGGAGCCGAGATTAGCTCACATTCTGAACGttgtttttctcactttttctctgcaCCTCATAGATCGTCAG GCAGAATACCTGAGTAGATTGGACTATCAGTGGAAGCGTCAATTGATGAAGGAGCAGGACGAGGCTTTCCACACGAGAAATGCAAACAAATTGTTGTTACGAAACATTTTACCCGAGCACGTAG CTGATTTCTATCTGAACATGAACAGAACGGATGAGAACGAATTGTATCACAAAGCCCACGAAAACGTGGCGGTAATGTTCGCCTCCTTGACGGACCTGTCGATCGACGAGAGCAACATTCTCATCGATTTGAACGAGATAATATGCGAATTTGACAAATTATTGTTCGAGCCAAGTTTCGTGTGCAGAATTGAGAAAATCAAAATCGCCGGAACGACCTACATGGCGGCCTGTGGCCTCGAAGCTCACCGGAGAGATTCGATGAGAAATGAGGAAAAGGACGAGGATCACGTTGTCAAAGTTATGGCAGAATTTGCATCTCAAATGATGTCTGTTCTCGACAGACTCAATATCGAAGCGTTCCCGAACACCAAACCTTACAA ACTGCGCATTGGGATATCGCACGGGGAAGTGACTGCAGGAGTAGTGGGTTCGCAAAAGCCTCTCTACGATATTTGGGGTGACGCTGTGAACATGGCATCGAGGATGGACACTACTGGAGTGCCAGGAAAAATTCAG GTGACGACCGAGACAGCGGCGGTTTTGGAGCACAACGGTATAAAGTGTGATTTACGAGGTGAAACGTGGGTTAAACCGAAGGGTCTGGTTACGACGTATTTCATCGGGGTTGACGAGAAGCGACGACTTCTGAGGGTGGAATCCTTGGAAGAGACGAATTTGTGA
- the LOC122416826 gene encoding adenylate cyclase type 2-like isoform X2 has protein sequence MDVELVTRTSLSSLHKVDDGMIVSPNSLDEWTWSSLRKQFEFKNLEKLYSIYQRRLQNGYLSLFVLLQLVLGITHCTVLIMTQVDFKGSLPDVVTCSVVGALLFPVIALSFRTKLIARETYLPVVLSFLIIILLVIGDLAVPLWYMMNCTEDTPVIRPAYATHVLLACYVFLPLTENIHAFILGITATLCYLASLSLVTYRNMPGYPGRIIADAIYFACVNGLGLYFRFMNEIVIRRSFLDRRKCVESTLRLNYEKDQEEQLTRSILPQHFAAKIKKDFRDIFKFIEEHKKPPPKGRRRNDLYVETHNNVSILYADVVNFSGLTVTLPVRKLVETLNDLFGSFDEASERHNVLRIKFLGDCYYCVSGVPTPNIHHAKSCVDLGLDMIKIIKEVRARVRRESGVDINMRIGVHSGKIISGILGANKWQYDVWSRDVVIANKMEQTGKPGKVHVTQQTLNLLDASQYDCVPVEALNDETLKKYDIRSYLITPTVEGSPISQNSEKILPVTRPSTPPTQSKHYVRWYSVRPSTSVGASSRSARRATTNMSNNHADVFAGTFRRRTHFMDSCLKDYHLMLKAADAEMENAIKQMPLSKWEQWFKWEHINPLFLTFSQLSWEVPFLREPDPLFKFYVGCAVLVLLCMGLIFLVPSVFSGFHLSTTFGYTIAVLFLIALLPLTWMHFVWNRCKDPHDEYEGHVPQPKNKLLHFMYQTSIKVVWSALLRTTLYLVITIMLAACAMFDMLFECKNEDAIKSNNATSAIAANGASDAACISKPWQISETCSLAILTSFLFLRVHFALKLLIGIAIVLFYAWNIFSYRSVIFQGDETWNPHLEPRLAHILNVVFLTFSLHLIDRQAEYLSRLDYQWKRQLMKEQDEAFHTRNANKLLLRNILPEHVADFYLNMNRTDENELYHKAHENVAVMFASLTDLSIDESNILIDLNEIICEFDKLLFEPSFVCRIEKIKIAGTTYMAACGLEAHRRDSMRNEEKDEDHVVKVMAEFASQMMSVLDRLNIEAFPNTKPYKLRIGISHGEVTAGVVGSQKPLYDIWGDAVNMASRMDTTGVPGKIQVTTETAAVLEHNGIKCDLRGETWVKPKGLVTTYFIGVDEKRRLLRVESLEETNL, from the exons AAACAATTCGAGTTCAAGAACCTCGAAAAACTGTACTCGATCTATCAGAGGAGGCTGCAGAATGGATATTTATCGCTCTTCGTTTTACTCCAATTGGTTCTCGGTATCACGCATTGTACGGTGCTAATAATGACG CAGGTGGATTTCAAGGGCTCGCTACCGGACGTGGTAACATGCAGCGTGGTGGGAGCTCTCTTATTTCCGGTAATAGCGTTGTCCTTCAGGACGAAGTTGATCGCTCGAGAGACGTACCTTCCGGTGGTGCTTTCGTTCCTGATAATAATATTGCTGGTGATCGGTGACCTGGCTGTGCCTCTGTGGTACATGATGAATTGCACGGAAGACACGCCGGTGATAAG ACCCGCATACGCCACTCACGTATTACTCGCGTGCTACGTCTTTCTACCATTGACGGAGAACATCCACGCTTTTATACTCGGAATCACCGCGACGTTGTGCTACCTCGCGAGTTTATCGCTCGTTACTTACAGAAATATGCCCGGTTATCCTGGAAGA ATCATCGCCGATGCCATTTACTTCGCGTGTGTCAACGGCCTCGGTCTCTACTTCAGATTCATGAACGAAATTGTCATCAGACGCTCGTTCCTCGACAGACGGAAATGCGTCGAGTCAACTCTCAGACTCAATTACGAAAAGGATCAGGAA gaaCAATTAACCCGGAGCATTTTGCCTCAGCACTTTGCTGCtaagataaaaaaagattttcgagacattttcaaatttatcgaagAACACAAAAAACCACCGCCCAAAGGGCGACGACGCAA cgATCTTTACGTCGAGACGCACAACAACGTGAGCATTTTGTATGCGGACGTCGTGAATTTTTCGGGCTTGACCGTGACGCTGcccgtgagaaaattggtgGAAACCTTGAACGATTTGTTCGGCAGTTTTGACGAGGCCTCCGAACGCCACAACGTTTTGCGGATCAAGTTCCTGGGAGATTGTTACTACTGCGTCAGTGGTGTGCCGACTCCGAATATTCACCACGCCAAAAGCTGCGTTGATCTCG GATTGGACATGATCAAAATAATAAAGGAAGTGCGAGCACGCGTAAGACGCGAGAGTGGAGTCGATATTAACATGCGAATTGGTGTTCACTCGGGCAAAATAATATCAGGAATTTTGGGAGCAAATAAATGGCAGTACGACGTGTGGTCGCGTGACGTTGTAATAGCGAACAAAATGGAGCAAACTGGTAAGCCCGGCAAGGTGCACGTGACACAACAAACTCTGAATCTTTTGGACGCGAGTCAATACGACTGCGTGCCAGTGGAGGCCCTCAATGACGAGACCCTTAAGAAATATGACATTAGAAGTTACCTCATTACACCCACGGTTGAAGGATCGCCGATATCGCAG AACAGCGAGAAGATCTTGCCTGTCACGAGGCCATCAACACCTCCGACTCAAAGCAAACATTACGTCAGATGGTACAGTGTACGACCGAGTACGAGCGTTGGTGCATCCTCGAGAAGTGCACGAAGAGCAACCACCAATATGAGCAACAATCACGCTGACGTATTCGCTGGTACGTTTCGACGTCGAACTCATTTCATGGATTCCTGTCTCAAGGACTATCACTTAATGCTCAAGGCAGCCGATGCCGAAATGGAAAACGCCATCAAGCAAATGCCTCTGAGCAAATGGGA ACAATGGTTCAAATGGGAACACATAAATCCTCTTTTCCTCACGTTTTCCCAACTGAGTTGGGAAGTTCCATTCTTACGAGAGCCTGATCCCCTGTTTAAATTCTACGTGGGATGTGCTGTTCTCGTGTTACTCTGCATGGGCCTAATTTTCCTGGTACCAAGTGTCTTTTCCGG ATTCCATTTGAGTACCACTTTTGGCTACACAATCGCTGTGCTCTTTCTAATCGCTCTGTTGCCACTCACGTGGATGCATTTTGTTTGGAATCGTTGTAAGGATCCCCACGACGAGTACGAAGGCCATGTGCCACAGCCGAAAAACAAATTGCTTCATTTTATGTATCAGACCAGCATCAAG GTCGTCTGGAGTGCATTACTGAGAACAACGCTTTATCTGGTGATAACGATAATGTTGGCGGCGTGTGCAATGTTCGACATGTTG TTCGAGTGTAAAAATGAAGATGCAATCAAAAGCAACAACGCGACCTCGGCCATAGCAGCAAATGGTGCATCGGATGCTGCGTGCATCTCGAAACCGTGG CAAATTTCGGAAACATGCTCGTTAGCGATTCTCACGAGTTTCCTTTTTCTGAGAGTTCACTTCGCCCTGAAGCTCTTGATCGGTATCGCCATCGTCCTTTTCTACGCTTGGAACATTTTCTCCTACAGATCGGTCATTTTCCAG GGAGACGAAACTTGGAATCCTCATTTGGAGCCGAGATTAGCTCACATTCTGAACGttgtttttctcactttttctctgcaCCTCATAGATCGTCAG GCAGAATACCTGAGTAGATTGGACTATCAGTGGAAGCGTCAATTGATGAAGGAGCAGGACGAGGCTTTCCACACGAGAAATGCAAACAAATTGTTGTTACGAAACATTTTACCCGAGCACGTAG CTGATTTCTATCTGAACATGAACAGAACGGATGAGAACGAATTGTATCACAAAGCCCACGAAAACGTGGCGGTAATGTTCGCCTCCTTGACGGACCTGTCGATCGACGAGAGCAACATTCTCATCGATTTGAACGAGATAATATGCGAATTTGACAAATTATTGTTCGAGCCAAGTTTCGTGTGCAGAATTGAGAAAATCAAAATCGCCGGAACGACCTACATGGCGGCCTGTGGCCTCGAAGCTCACCGGAGAGATTCGATGAGAAATGAGGAAAAGGACGAGGATCACGTTGTCAAAGTTATGGCAGAATTTGCATCTCAAATGATGTCTGTTCTCGACAGACTCAATATCGAAGCGTTCCCGAACACCAAACCTTACAA ACTGCGCATTGGGATATCGCACGGGGAAGTGACTGCAGGAGTAGTGGGTTCGCAAAAGCCTCTCTACGATATTTGGGGTGACGCTGTGAACATGGCATCGAGGATGGACACTACTGGAGTGCCAGGAAAAATTCAG GTGACGACCGAGACAGCGGCGGTTTTGGAGCACAACGGTATAAAGTGTGATTTACGAGGTGAAACGTGGGTTAAACCGAAGGGTCTGGTTACGACGTATTTCATCGGGGTTGACGAGAAGCGACGACTTCTGAGGGTGGAATCCTTGGAAGAGACGAATTTGTGA